The following are encoded in a window of uncultured Methanobrevibacter sp. genomic DNA:
- the nadE gene encoding NAD(+) synthase: protein MDVKDQCVKWIQDFFEENGKGCNAVVGISGGKDSAVVAALCVESLGKDRVIGVLMPNDVQSDIDFAKLLVNHLGIKYHIINVKDAVNGVLDQLSLSGIEISEQTKINLPPRIRMSVLYAVSQSNNGRVANNCNLSEDWVGYSTRYGDGAGDFSPLSNLTVTEVKEIGRSLNLPGELVDKVPTDGLSNQSDEEKLGFTYAVLDKYIRTGEISDKKTKERIDYLHELNKFKLELMPSFEYK from the coding sequence TTGGATGTTAAAGATCAATGTGTTAAATGGATTCAGGACTTTTTTGAAGAAAATGGAAAAGGTTGCAATGCTGTTGTAGGCATCTCTGGAGGTAAGGATAGCGCTGTAGTTGCTGCCTTATGTGTAGAATCTTTAGGTAAAGACAGGGTTATTGGAGTTCTTATGCCTAATGATGTTCAATCAGACATTGATTTCGCTAAGCTTCTTGTAAATCATTTAGGCATAAAGTATCATATAATCAATGTAAAGGATGCAGTAAATGGAGTTTTAGATCAATTGTCCTTATCTGGCATAGAAATCAGTGAGCAAACCAAGATAAATCTTCCACCTAGAATCCGAATGTCTGTTTTATATGCTGTTTCCCAATCCAATAATGGTAGGGTAGCAAACAATTGCAATTTGTCTGAAGATTGGGTGGGATATTCCACAAGATATGGGGATGGTGCTGGTGACTTTTCACCACTTTCAAACCTCACAGTAACTGAAGTTAAGGAAATAGGAAGAAGCCTTAATTTACCTGGGGAGTTAGTGGATAAAGTACCAACTGATGGACTCTCCAATCAATCTGATGAAGAGAAGCTTGGATTTACTTATGCTGTATTGGATAAGTATATACGGACTGGTGAAATTAGTGATAAAAAGACAAAAGAGAGAATTGATTACCTCCATGAATTGAATAAATTCAAGTTGGAATTGATGCCAAGTTTTGAATATAAATAA
- a CDS encoding very short patch repair endonuclease, with the protein MADKFSKETRSYIMSRIRGKDTKPEILVRKYLFARGLRFRKNDKRYPGRPDVVLPKYKTAVFVHGCFWHLHEGCKYAKMPKSNVEYWEEKLYKNRERDARNQEELKAMGWTVLTVWECELKKDKREETLEILYDKITSQVNDE; encoded by the coding sequence ATGGCGGATAAATTTAGCAAGGAGACACGCAGTTACATCATGTCAAGGATCAGGGGAAAGGACACTAAGCCAGAGATTCTTGTTCGTAAGTATCTCTTCGCTAGAGGGCTTAGATTTCGAAAGAATGATAAAAGATATCCTGGACGTCCTGATGTTGTGCTTCCAAAATACAAGACTGCTGTCTTTGTTCATGGCTGTTTTTGGCATCTTCATGAGGGATGCAAGTATGCAAAAATGCCAAAGTCCAATGTTGAATATTGGGAGGAGAAACTCTATAAAAATAGAGAACGTGATGCACGCAATCAGGAAGAGCTTAAAGCTATGGGATGGACTGTTCTCACTGTGTGGGAGTGCGAATTGAAAAAGGACAAGCGTGAGGAGACACTTGAGATCTTGTATGATAAGATAACCTCCCAGGTTAATGATGAATAA
- the gatD gene encoding Glu-tRNA(Gln) amidotransferase subunit GatD: MTYKEISKEFLDKANVTIGDTIKVTKEDISYEGILLDRSEDAKDAYIVIKLDSGYNVGVNIESANIELIEKGDKPKIGFEGDKIEKDPNKQNISIISTGGTVSSIIDYKTGAVHPKFTAEDLLRANPELLDLANYDVKALYNILSENMQPEYWVKAAESIADDINNGADGIVIAHGTDTMHYTSAALSFMIKTPVPIVITGAQRSSDRPSTDAFLNIYNSCGAALSDIAEVTVLMHNTLNDGDCALHKGTKVRKMHTSRRDTFRSIDSEPIALLRDGKVKSVNLPYTKRGENELELNTAIESKVALIKSFPGISSDIIDYHIDKGYKGLLIEGTGLGHVPDYMVDALQRANDEDIPVVMTSQCLYGTINMNVYSTGRLLQDAGVISGMDMTPETAYVKLAWALGQTEDVNEVKDIIQTNVAGELNESSSLKYFLN; encoded by the coding sequence ATGACTTATAAAGAAATTTCCAAAGAGTTTTTAGATAAGGCCAATGTTACCATTGGTGATACAATAAAGGTAACAAAGGAAGATATTTCCTATGAGGGAATATTGCTTGACAGATCTGAAGATGCGAAAGATGCTTATATTGTAATTAAACTTGACAGCGGATATAATGTTGGAGTAAACATTGAATCTGCAAACATAGAACTTATTGAAAAGGGAGACAAGCCAAAGATAGGTTTTGAAGGAGATAAAATAGAAAAAGACCCTAATAAGCAAAACATCTCCATCATATCCACTGGTGGTACTGTGTCCTCCATTATTGATTACAAGACTGGGGCTGTACACCCTAAATTCACTGCAGAAGACTTGTTAAGGGCAAACCCTGAGCTTTTGGATCTTGCAAATTATGATGTAAAAGCTTTGTATAATATTTTATCTGAAAATATGCAACCTGAATACTGGGTTAAGGCAGCAGAGTCCATCGCTGATGACATCAATAATGGTGCTGATGGAATAGTGATTGCTCATGGTACAGACACTATGCATTATACCTCTGCTGCATTGAGCTTTATGATTAAAACACCTGTTCCTATTGTAATTACAGGTGCACAAAGAAGTTCAGACAGACCTTCTACTGATGCATTCCTAAATATTTACAACTCCTGTGGTGCAGCATTGTCTGACATTGCAGAAGTTACTGTCTTGATGCATAATACATTGAATGATGGTGACTGTGCACTTCATAAAGGTACTAAGGTACGTAAGATGCACACAAGCAGAAGAGACACCTTCAGAAGCATTGATAGTGAGCCAATTGCTCTTTTAAGAGATGGAAAAGTGAAATCAGTCAATCTCCCATATACAAAACGTGGAGAAAATGAGTTGGAATTGAATACAGCTATTGAAAGCAAGGTTGCTTTGATAAAATCTTTCCCTGGAATCAGTTCTGATATCATTGATTATCATATTGACAAAGGATACAAAGGATTGCTTATAGAAGGAACCGGTCTTGGACATGTTCCTGATTACATGGTTGATGCTCTTCAAAGAGCTAACGATGAGGACATTCCAGTTGTAATGACTTCCCAATGCTTATACGGTACAATAAACATGAATGTTTACAGTACAGGAAGGCTATTGCAGGATGCAGGTGTAATTTCAGGTATGGATATGACTCCTGAAACCGCTTATGTGAAATTGGCTTGGGCTTTAGGACAGACTGAAGATGTAAATGAAGTTAAAGATATTATTCAAACCAATGTTGCTGGAGAATTGAATGAAAGTTCTTCACTTAAATATTTCTTGAATTAG
- the gatE gene encoding Glu-tRNA(Gln) amidotransferase subunit GatE, with product MAKNKSKKGNKGNKNDKSKTPKIERNWEELGLMMGLEIHQQLNTKHKLFCPCSTELIDDEFDDGIIRNLRPTQSELGQIDRAALQESLRDMTFKYESFNSHTCLVETDDEPPHALNREALDICITIASLLNMKMVDEFHTMRKQVIDGSNTGGFQRTGLAATDGYLDTPYGRVAIESLGLEEDAARRIDSDDEFTEFRLDRLGIPLAEITTDPSMHHPEQIKEVAYMIGQVLRSTNVKRGIGTIRQDVNISITRGARVEIKGVQDLDLMPEIVEREVQRQLALADIKDELIKRNASVEDTIYDLDEVFKDTSSKILSSAKCIKGIILRGFDGLIGKEIQPGRRFGTELSSYAKKMGVSGLFHTDELPAYGIGAEEVDAMKEFLKIGPQDAIIIVAHDEDVTVNALNEVIRRANMAFDGVVEETRKALDDGNTEYMRPLPTANRMYLETDIPLFQITNDMVEPIKNNLPELPDEKKERIKKEYKLSEDLASQIVRRLLGDTFESLLSKVKVDPTTVASVLVSDLRDLRREGIDVSIFDEDKLVEVFSLLEEGKISKDAIKDLMVAVSKKPDADVADIADESNLTLLSEDAVRDIIHEIATQNESMIKERQMGAMGPLMGMSMKKLKGKADGSLVNKIVREEIQNLL from the coding sequence ATGGCTAAAAACAAATCTAAAAAAGGAAACAAAGGAAACAAAAATGATAAGTCTAAAACTCCTAAGATTGAAAGAAATTGGGAAGAGCTTGGACTTATGATGGGTTTGGAAATTCACCAACAATTGAATACTAAGCATAAGCTTTTCTGTCCATGTTCAACTGAACTTATTGATGATGAATTTGATGATGGAATCATAAGAAACTTAAGGCCGACTCAAAGTGAATTAGGTCAAATAGACAGAGCTGCATTGCAAGAGTCATTAAGGGACATGACCTTTAAATATGAATCATTCAATAGCCACACTTGTCTTGTTGAAACTGATGATGAGCCACCTCATGCATTGAATAGAGAAGCATTGGACATTTGTATTACAATCGCTTCCCTCTTAAACATGAAAATGGTAGATGAATTCCATACCATGAGAAAACAGGTAATTGATGGTAGTAACACTGGTGGTTTCCAAAGAACCGGTCTTGCAGCAACTGACGGTTACTTGGACACTCCATACGGTAGAGTGGCTATTGAATCATTAGGGCTTGAAGAGGATGCAGCAAGAAGAATAGATTCCGATGATGAATTTACAGAATTCCGTCTTGACAGATTAGGAATTCCTCTTGCAGAAATTACTACAGATCCTTCCATGCACCATCCAGAGCAAATAAAAGAAGTTGCTTATATGATTGGTCAGGTATTGAGAAGCACTAATGTAAAAAGAGGAATCGGTACAATCCGTCAGGATGTAAACATCTCTATTACTAGAGGTGCAAGAGTGGAAATCAAAGGTGTGCAAGACCTTGATTTAATGCCTGAAATTGTGGAAAGAGAGGTTCAAAGACAATTGGCTCTTGCAGACATTAAAGATGAACTCATTAAAAGAAATGCCAGTGTTGAAGATACCATTTATGACCTTGATGAAGTATTTAAAGACACTTCCTCAAAAATATTGTCCTCTGCAAAATGCATTAAGGGTATTATCTTAAGAGGATTTGATGGTCTTATCGGTAAAGAGATTCAGCCTGGAAGAAGATTCGGTACTGAATTGTCCAGCTATGCTAAGAAAATGGGTGTTTCAGGACTTTTCCACACAGATGAATTGCCTGCATATGGTATCGGTGCTGAAGAAGTGGATGCTATGAAAGAGTTCTTGAAAATAGGTCCTCAAGATGCAATCATCATTGTAGCTCACGATGAGGATGTTACAGTTAATGCATTGAATGAGGTCATAAGAAGAGCAAACATGGCATTTGATGGTGTAGTTGAAGAGACAAGAAAGGCATTGGATGATGGAAACACTGAATACATGAGACCACTTCCAACTGCAAACAGAATGTATCTTGAAACTGACATTCCATTGTTCCAAATCACTAATGATATGGTTGAACCTATTAAAAACAACCTTCCGGAACTTCCTGATGAGAAGAAGGAAAGAATCAAGAAAGAGTACAAGCTAAGTGAAGATTTAGCTAGCCAAATCGTTAGAAGATTGCTTGGAGACACTTTTGAATCATTATTAAGCAAGGTTAAAGTGGATCCAACAACTGTTGCTTCTGTCCTTGTTTCAGATTTAAGGGATTTAAGAAGAGAGGGAATAGATGTTTCAATCTTCGATGAAGATAAATTGGTTGAAGTCTTCTCACTTCTTGAGGAAGGAAAAATCTCTAAGGATGCTATTAAGGACTTGATGGTTGCAGTTAGCAAAAAGCCAGATGCTGATGTAGCAGATATTGCTGATGAATCAAATTTAACTCTTTTAAGTGAAGATGCAGTTAGAGACATTATCCATGAGATCGCTACCCAAAACGAATCCATGATTAAGGAACGTCAAATGGGTGCTATGGGTCCTTTAATGGGAATGAGCATGAAAAAGCTTAAAGGAAAGGCTGATGGTAGTTTAGTGAATAAGATTGTTAGAGAAGAGATTCAAAATCTATTATAG
- a CDS encoding NAD(P)/FAD-dependent oxidoreductase, whose product MENYDIVIIGAGPAGLTAGMYAGRQNSKTLVIDKGMAGGLGLEVPMMQNYPGFDLIAGMELIQKMKAQSENYCEILENTVIESIEKTDDGFNLKTKNSPLLMTSDDAGENEFFTKTIIFATGSSHRHLNVPGEEEFLGRGVAYCATCDGMFFIGRDVLMVGGGNSAAQEALYLNNLGCNVKLVHRRDELRCEHHLQNALKENDIEVLWNSTIEEIKGDMAVDSVTLLRNGKEEDYKTDAVFVAIGDDPSNELAKELGVDLDENGYIITDKNQATNVEGVFSAGDITGGVKQWIVACGEGAVAAISAYNYINL is encoded by the coding sequence ATGGAGAATTATGACATTGTAATTATTGGTGCAGGTCCAGCAGGATTGACTGCAGGAATGTATGCTGGAAGACAAAACTCAAAAACTTTAGTCATTGATAAAGGAATGGCTGGAGGATTAGGTTTGGAAGTTCCTATGATGCAGAATTATCCTGGTTTTGACTTGATTGCTGGAATGGAACTCATTCAAAAGATGAAGGCCCAAAGTGAAAATTATTGTGAAATTCTGGAAAATACTGTAATTGAATCAATTGAAAAAACAGATGATGGCTTTAATTTAAAGACTAAAAATTCTCCTTTATTGATGACATCTGATGATGCCGGTGAAAATGAATTCTTCACTAAAACAATCATTTTTGCAACTGGATCAAGCCATAGGCATTTGAATGTTCCTGGTGAGGAAGAGTTTTTAGGTCGTGGAGTGGCATACTGTGCAACCTGTGATGGAATGTTTTTCATTGGAAGGGATGTTCTTATGGTAGGTGGAGGAAACAGTGCTGCTCAAGAGGCATTATACCTTAATAACCTTGGTTGCAATGTTAAATTGGTTCACAGAAGAGATGAATTGAGATGTGAGCATCACCTCCAAAATGCTTTGAAGGAAAATGATATTGAAGTTCTTTGGAATTCAACTATCGAAGAGATTAAAGGAGATATGGCTGTTGATTCAGTTACTCTTTTAAGAAATGGCAAAGAAGAGGATTATAAAACAGATGCTGTCTTTGTAGCTATTGGTGATGATCCTTCCAATGAATTGGCTAAGGAATTAGGAGTGGATTTGGATGAGAACGGTTACATAATTACTGACAAGAATCAGGCTACCAATGTAGAAGGAGTTTTTTCTGCAGGTGATATAACTGGTGGTGTTAAACAGTGGATTGTAGCTTGTGGAGAAGGTGCAGTAGCTGCTATTTCCGCTTATAATTATATAAATCTTTGA
- a CDS encoding Ig-like domain repeat protein, with protein sequence MNKKMFRFLCAISIILFIINIGIISASEIDQSTCSFSNQILSDGSGMDEIHTVEPDGCSTDTTPEETEVQGGNANPTPEETEVQEGNANPTPEETDSTDSTGDEPQEVILEKTSLSSADYVIKNNYLNVYLKDSSNNAILNQKVTLTINGKTLSAITNNKGIARFNITNAAKKYQITLNFKGNDKYESSSKTLNLRVIAKPIYTKITIAQYGIFRGNYLNVYLKTTAGKAIANQTIKITINGKTYTKITNKNGLAKLKISLKSNIYSVSIKYAGKGNYIPVSKSTKVNVLSSKLIGKTNYGKVYFIGVIGNRSSNIKIAYVVGLHSMEHKIHDSLYKQMINKVNMKYKYYIYRIILTNKKGSYSTLRMRGQKLAKNYIVPHAKNKNYDLVVDIHSTSGISYKQTYFIHVPKNQHAPSMKLAKKTIKIIKSIESKSKMLYWSPPTQTSPPYIHLPLIKAGTPTFVFETWSYEKKSQTDKRAKILIQAIDKVFD encoded by the coding sequence ATGAATAAAAAAATGTTCAGATTCTTATGTGCTATCTCAATTATACTTTTTATAATTAACATTGGCATCATATCTGCAAGTGAAATAGATCAAAGCACATGTTCTTTTTCAAATCAAATTCTGAGTGATGGCTCTGGAATGGATGAAATCCACACTGTTGAACCTGATGGATGCTCTACAGACACAACTCCTGAAGAGACAGAAGTCCAAGGGGGCAATGCAAATCCAACACCTGAAGAGACAGAGGTCCAAGAGGGCAATGCAAATCCAACACCTGAAGAGACAGATTCAACTGACTCAACAGGCGATGAACCTCAAGAAGTGATATTGGAAAAAACATCATTAAGCTCTGCAGATTATGTCATAAAGAACAATTATTTAAATGTTTATTTGAAAGACAGCTCCAATAATGCTATTTTAAATCAGAAAGTTACACTTACCATAAACGGAAAAACCCTTTCTGCAATTACCAACAATAAGGGAATAGCTAGATTCAATATAACAAATGCTGCTAAAAAATATCAGATTACATTGAATTTTAAAGGAAATGACAAATACGAGTCTTCATCAAAAACATTGAATTTAAGAGTTATTGCAAAACCAATCTATACAAAAATAACCATTGCACAATATGGTATCTTTAGAGGCAATTACTTGAATGTATACTTGAAAACAACTGCTGGCAAGGCAATAGCAAATCAAACCATTAAAATAACAATCAATGGAAAAACCTATACAAAAATAACCAATAAGAACGGTTTAGCTAAATTAAAAATTAGCTTAAAATCTAACATTTATAGCGTTAGCATTAAGTATGCTGGGAAAGGCAATTACATACCTGTAAGCAAAAGCACTAAAGTCAATGTTCTTTCAAGCAAACTTATAGGAAAAACCAATTATGGGAAAGTATATTTCATTGGAGTTATTGGAAACCGCAGCTCTAATATAAAAATAGCTTATGTTGTAGGATTGCATTCCATGGAACATAAAATTCATGATTCACTTTATAAACAGATGATCAATAAAGTGAATATGAAATATAAATATTATATTTATAGAATCATCCTAACCAATAAAAAAGGATCATATTCCACATTAAGAATGAGGGGTCAAAAGCTTGCTAAAAACTATATTGTTCCTCATGCTAAAAATAAAAACTATGATTTAGTGGTTGATATTCATTCTACATCTGGAATAAGTTATAAGCAAACTTACTTCATACATGTTCCTAAGAATCAACATGCTCCTTCAATGAAATTAGCTAAAAAGACCATTAAAATAATTAAATCAATTGAGAGTAAGTCTAAAATGTTATATTGGTCTCCTCCAACTCAAACAAGTCCTCCTTATATTCATTTACCTCTTATTAAGGCAGGAACACCTACATTTGTATTTGAGACTTGGAGTTATGAGAAAAAATCTCAAACTGATAAAAGGGCAAAAATCTTAATTCAAGCAATAGATAAGGTATTTGACTAA
- a CDS encoding GMP synthase subunit A, with amino-acid sequence MTILVINNKGQYNHRIQRSLQYLKIPSQLVSNDLSIEEIEAKEPIGLILGGGPSIDDVGNAAEFIKHFDIPILGICLGHQLIAKTFGGEVSTSDTESYAQVKIDLLDTSSLFKGLESPLDVWSSHKDEVHTLPEEFDIIASSSLCDIEAMKHKEKEIYGIQFHPEVHHTPKGEFIFKNFYEICQNYKNE; translated from the coding sequence ATGACAATTTTAGTTATTAATAACAAGGGACAATACAACCATAGAATCCAAAGAAGCTTACAATATCTTAAGATTCCTTCTCAATTGGTCAGCAATGATTTATCCATTGAAGAGATTGAAGCAAAAGAGCCTATAGGCTTGATTTTAGGTGGAGGTCCTTCTATTGATGATGTTGGAAATGCTGCAGAATTCATTAAGCACTTTGATATTCCAATTCTTGGCATTTGTTTAGGTCATCAGTTAATAGCTAAAACCTTTGGTGGTGAAGTTTCCACTTCAGACACTGAAAGTTATGCTCAAGTAAAAATTGATCTTTTAGATACTTCCAGTCTCTTTAAAGGACTCGAATCTCCTCTTGATGTTTGGAGCTCCCATAAGGATGAAGTTCACACTCTTCCTGAAGAATTTGACATTATTGCAAGTTCATCCCTTTGTGATATAGAAGCTATGAAACATAAGGAAAAAGAGATATATGGAATTCAATTCCATCCAGAGGTTCATCATACTCCTAAAGGGGAATTCATCTTTAAGAATTTTTATGAGATTTGTCAGAATTATAAAAATGAGTAA
- the guaA gene encoding glutamine-hydrolyzing GMP synthase — MLSPKEFIEDAIIKIKDEIGDEKTIIALSGGVDSSVCSVLTQEAIGDNLTAIFVNHGLLREGEAEQVCAVFEERLNFKYVDASDEFLSELEGVDDPEEKRKIIGRVFIEVFEREAQAVDAKYLVQGTIAPDWIETEGEIKTHHNMALPSGMVLKVVEPVRDLYKDEVREVGRELGLPDSIVQRQPFPGPGLGVRVVGALTRDNLAVCRAADAIVREEVEKAGLDKELWQYFAVLTDTKVTGVKGDERDFGYLIVIRLISSIDAMTATVPEMPWDVVRTISRRITSEVSEVTHVALSISDKPPSTIEFC, encoded by the coding sequence ATGTTAAGCCCAAAAGAATTTATTGAAGATGCTATTATTAAAATCAAAGATGAAATTGGTGATGAAAAAACTATTATTGCATTATCCGGTGGAGTTGACAGTTCTGTCTGTTCAGTTCTTACTCAAGAGGCTATCGGTGACAACTTAACTGCAATATTCGTTAACCATGGATTGCTTAGAGAAGGAGAAGCAGAACAGGTTTGTGCTGTTTTTGAAGAAAGACTTAACTTCAAGTATGTTGATGCATCTGATGAATTTTTATCTGAACTTGAAGGTGTAGATGACCCTGAAGAGAAAAGGAAAATCATTGGAAGAGTATTCATTGAAGTCTTTGAAAGAGAAGCACAAGCAGTTGATGCTAAATACTTGGTTCAAGGTACCATTGCTCCAGATTGGATTGAAACTGAAGGAGAAATCAAGACTCACCACAACATGGCATTGCCAAGCGGTATGGTTTTAAAAGTAGTTGAACCTGTTAGAGATTTATACAAAGATGAAGTAAGAGAAGTCGGTAGAGAATTAGGTCTTCCAGATAGCATTGTACAAAGACAACCTTTCCCAGGTCCTGGACTTGGTGTAAGAGTTGTTGGAGCTTTAACAAGAGATAATTTAGCTGTTTGTAGAGCTGCAGATGCTATTGTAAGAGAAGAAGTGGAAAAAGCTGGATTGGATAAGGAATTATGGCAATACTTTGCAGTGCTTACCGACACTAAGGTTACTGGTGTAAAAGGTGATGAAAGAGACTTCGGCTATCTTATTGTAATCAGATTGATCAGTTCAATTGATGCAATGACTGCAACCGTCCCTGAAATGCCTTGGGATGTAGTCAGAACCATTTCCAGAAGAATCACTTCTGAAGTTTCTGAAGTTACTCATGTTGCTTTATCCATTAGTGATAAGCCACCAAGCACTATTGAATTCTGTTAA
- a CDS encoding Nre family DNA repair protein has translation MRTSKTTKNAYLAKLTENIQMKSVDVGKDLDGSTPPSVFIGRWSYPKVYAGPMMVPQLGDTYIMDSPEQWIGENKTQDDIIGYRLNLVRGKQLIDIKDLENPFVEKLQDISLASKSIDSEATFGSRPSGAMFSEESTPHGPSALIEKFDIDAVKWDKQLEKSFYDTDLKAREAVMNLHNKDVPFSAMQKAFSVGAFGLKKNRRLVPTRWSITACDSTIADNLLKEVRHYDIMDSYRVYEFSSLKNYYAIILTPTEWQYEWFEAFIKILGKEEMIFSDYETNADKTEYSCVGGCYYTAKMAVLDKLAKLKLQSGVIILREAYSGYVPLGVFNVRENIKYAMNGEYKEFESLKESLVYCGTKLKIPISKYVKQSNLLNELLHSQQTTLDSFFKKSPDLQQ, from the coding sequence ATGAGAACATCTAAGACTACTAAAAATGCTTATTTAGCAAAATTAACTGAGAATATACAAATGAAATCAGTTGATGTTGGAAAGGATTTAGATGGCAGTACACCACCATCTGTTTTTATAGGTCGATGGAGCTATCCTAAAGTGTATGCTGGACCTATGATGGTTCCTCAACTTGGAGATACATATATAATGGACTCTCCAGAGCAGTGGATAGGTGAAAATAAAACTCAAGATGACATTATTGGTTACAGATTAAATCTTGTCCGTGGAAAACAATTGATTGACATTAAGGATTTGGAGAATCCATTTGTTGAAAAGCTTCAGGACATTTCCCTTGCATCAAAATCCATTGACAGCGAAGCCACTTTTGGATCAAGGCCAAGTGGGGCAATGTTCAGTGAAGAAAGCACACCTCATGGTCCAAGCGCTTTGATTGAAAAATTCGATATTGATGCAGTTAAATGGGATAAGCAACTTGAAAAAAGCTTTTATGACACTGATTTAAAGGCTCGTGAAGCAGTGATGAATCTCCATAATAAGGATGTTCCATTTTCAGCAATGCAAAAGGCGTTCTCTGTTGGTGCATTTGGTCTTAAAAAGAATCGAAGATTGGTTCCAACAAGATGGTCAATTACAGCTTGTGACAGTACAATTGCAGACAACCTATTGAAGGAAGTCAGACATTATGATATAATGGATTCCTATAGGGTTTATGAATTTTCAAGCTTGAAAAATTATTATGCCATTATTTTAACACCTACAGAATGGCAATACGAATGGTTTGAAGCATTTATTAAGATACTTGGTAAAGAGGAAATGATTTTCTCAGATTATGAAACAAATGCTGATAAAACTGAGTATTCTTGTGTAGGTGGATGTTATTACACTGCTAAAATGGCAGTATTGGATAAATTGGCTAAACTTAAGCTCCAATCTGGTGTTATTATACTTAGAGAAGCTTATTCAGGTTATGTGCCATTAGGAGTGTTTAATGTTAGAGAGAATATTAAATATGCAATGAATGGTGAGTACAAGGAGTTTGAATCACTAAAAGAGTCTCTTGTTTACTGTGGAACCAAATTAAAGATTCCAATCAGCAAATATGTGAAGCAAAGCAATTTGCTTAATGAATTATTGCATTCGCAGCAGACAACTTTGGATTCCTTCTTCAAGAAATCTCCGGATTTGCAACAATAA
- a CDS encoding DegT/DnrJ/EryC1/StrS family aminotransferase produces the protein MNLKFKKPSKETQMAMSNVARGEDNQDYHSLAEEKLVKITNQSHAKLVNSGNSAILAAMNSIDGAILIPDQGAWNGFKQIAIFLKKDLITVKTDKGLIDLNELNESIISSSNDNVIDLDDENNKSALFLTSFAAYTAEQDLKAIYDFAHENNILVVEDASGAIGDYENRLANGNYSDIIIGSTGSPKIVNVEDGGFITTNDDGFFDKSKLLLKTNKASNITACGIYNELDFAKDNLKKTIESCSYLKEAIEYETSFNVFHKDKRGINVILETEDPKSLSYKLRQEFVLDSHGMITKCPNYNRLKLRIWILNV, from the coding sequence ATGAATCTTAAATTTAAAAAACCATCAAAGGAAACTCAAATGGCCATGTCTAATGTAGCAAGGGGCGAGGATAATCAGGATTATCACAGTTTGGCTGAAGAGAAATTAGTCAAAATCACTAATCAAAGTCATGCTAAATTGGTAAATAGTGGAAATTCCGCTATTCTTGCTGCCATGAATTCCATTGATGGTGCTATTTTAATTCCAGATCAAGGAGCATGGAATGGATTTAAGCAAATAGCTATATTTTTAAAGAAGGATTTGATTACAGTAAAGACAGATAAAGGATTGATAGATTTAAATGAGCTCAATGAATCAATTATTTCCTCATCAAATGATAATGTCATTGATTTAGATGATGAAAACAATAAATCTGCTCTATTTTTAACAAGTTTTGCAGCTTATACTGCTGAACAAGACTTGAAAGCAATTTATGATTTTGCTCATGAAAACAATATCCTTGTTGTAGAGGATGCATCTGGAGCTATTGGAGACTATGAGAACAGATTGGCAAATGGAAATTATTCAGATATCATTATTGGATCTACAGGTTCTCCAAAAATAGTAAATGTTGAAGATGGAGGATTCATAACAACAAATGATGATGGGTTTTTTGATAAGTCAAAGCTTCTTTTAAAAACAAATAAGGCAAGCAATATAACTGCATGTGGAATCTACAATGAATTGGATTTCGCTAAAGATAACCTAAAAAAGACAATTGAATCATGCTCCTATCTTAAGGAAGCTATTGAATATGAAACAAGTTTCAATGTATTCCACAAGGATAAAAGGGGAATCAATGTCATTCTAGAAACAGAAGACCCTAAATCATTATCCTATAAATTACGTCAGGAATTTGTTTTAGACAGTCATGGAATGATAACAAAATGTCCAAATTACAATAGATTGAAATTAAGAATTTGGATATTGAATGTCTAA